The window ATCGGCGCAATTGCAGTTAACTGACGGCAGCGTGATGAGCGTTGGCTATGGCGGCGCAACCAACTATCCCTATACCAGCATTGGCCGGCTACTGGCAAACGATGGTAAATTAAAGCTCGATGGCCAGACAATCCCGGTTCTCACCGACTTTTTCCGCAGAAATCCGGCTGAAATGAATAACTATCTGCCGCGAAATAATCGCTTTATCTTCTTTGCGGAAACGAAGGCTGGGGGACCGACGGGAAGCTTGCAAGTGCCGGTGACTGCGGAACGCTCGATCGCCACCGATAAATCTGTTATGCCTCCTGGTGCCTTAGCCTTGGTTCACACCAAACTGCCTTACCACAATGCTGCCGGTCAGATAGAGCAACGTTTGGTTAGCCGCTACGTGCTTGACCAAGATGCCGGTAGCGCCATAAAAGGGCCGGGTCGCGCCGATTATTTTGTGGGAGCCGGTAAGATGGCTGGAGAACGTGCCGGTGTCACCGGCACCAGAGGAAATCTATACTATCTGCTCCTTAAATAAGGAGATATCCACAATCTTTAGATTTTGCCGGACAGAGCAGGGTGATTAGCCTTCAGTCTCTGGCCGGCACCCTTGAGCTTAGCAGTCTAACTAAAGCATTCAATCGGCTATGCTATTCTGGGTTGACTTGGGTCTGAGGCTCCAAGGAAATCAAAAACAATTTTTAGATTATCATTTTTCCTGGGTTAACCCCTGACTTTGGACGAACTTCTGGGGAAACTTTTTACTCCCCCGCTTCAGTGTTTATGCCAACTCCATTCAGTCGCGCTCAACCCGAAAAATGAGGCATTTAACCCCAAGCGGATAGTCTGCACTGAATCACGCCTATGGACTCACCTTTTGATATTACCCTGCTGATAGTTTTAACTGTCGTCAGCGGAATAGCGGCTCAAGTTCTGGGCGACTATTTAAAAGTCCCCAGTATCGTCTTCTTGCTGCTGTTCGGCATTCTTTTAGGCGCGGATGGCTTTGGAGTGCTGCATCCCAACCTGCTGGGCGATGGCTTAGAGGTGATCGTCTCTCTCTCAGTGGCATTAATTTTATTTGAGGGAGGGCTGAATCTAGAACTGCGAGAACTCGGAAGAGTTTCAACGAGTTTGCGGAACTTAGTTACCATCGGCACGCTAATCACGCTAATTGGCGGGGGCATGGCGGCGCACTGGCTGGGTGAATTTCCTTGGCCCATTGCCTTTCTCTACGCTGCGCTTGTCGTTGTCACCGGCCCGACAGTTATTGGCCCATTGCTGAAACAGGTACAGGTTGATCGTCAGGTTGCCGCCTTGCTGGAGGGCGAAGGAGTCTTAATCGATCCGGTGGGGGCGATTTTATCGGTTTTAGTGCTCGACATCATTTTAAATGGCGATGCTGACCCTGTAAGGCTGATTTCAGGTTTGGTTCTTCGCTTAGGAATTGGCGGTGCAATCGGTGCTGCCGGTGGTTGGGTTATGGGCTTTTTCCTGAAAAAAGCTGAGTTCCTCTCTGAGGAATTGAAGAATTTAGTCGTTTTAGCCGGCTTGTGGGGTATATTTTGTCTGGCGCAAAGCGTGCGGGATGAGTCGGGACTGATGGCAACGGTGGTTGCCGGTATTGTCTTGCGTTCGGCGTCTTTGCCAGAAGAGCGTTTGTTGCGCCGGTTTAAAGGCCAGCTCACGATTTTAGCCGTTTCAGTGCTGTTTATTTTGCTGGCGGCAGATTTATCCATCGCCAGTATTATCGCTTTAGGATGGGGCAGCCTTTTCACAGTCTTAGCGCTAATGTTTATAGTGCGCCCGATTAATGTCTGGCTTTGCACTTGGAACAGTGGGCTAAACTGGCGTCAAAAGCTATTTGTCTGTTGGATAGCCCCCAGAGGAATTGTTTCCGCCTCAGTGTCTTCTCTATTCGCAATTTTGCTAACCCAGCGCGGAATTAACGGGGGAGATTCAATTAAAGCCCTGGTTTTTCTCACAATTATTTTGACGGTTTTTGTGCAAGGATTAACCGCTCGTTGGGTGGCTCAGTTGCTGCGCGTTACCTCCACAAAGGCAACCGGCGCGGTGATTGTAGGTTCAAACCCGCTATCGCGGCTGATTGCACGTCTGTTCCAAGAACGGGGTGAATCAATCGTTTTAATTGATACGAACCCGGAAGCTTGTAAGCTGGCTGAGCAAGAAAATATCCCGGTGTTTTTGAGCAGCGCTCTCGATACCAATGTATTGGAAGAGGCGGGACTGGCATCAATGGGAACATTTGTAGCAATGACGAGCAATGGTGAGGTAAATTTAGTCTTAGCTCAGCGTGCTGTGGAAGAATTTCAACCTCCCAGAGTTTTGGCAATATTTCCTCGCGATCCGCAAGCGAATCCTCCCGCGAATAAAGGAAAAATCAATCAGCCGTTTATGCCAGATGTGCCAAGTAAAACTTGGAATGAATACATCAGCGATGGGGAAGTAAAGTTAGGAGAAACGCTTCTTAAAGAACCTGGCTTTGCCTTTCAAGAAGCTCATCTCCAAGCGCTAATTCGTTCTGGAGAATTGGTGCCCTTATTAATAGAACGGGAAGCGCATTTGCAGGTCGTGCCGGCCTCTGAAGCTTGGCAACCTGGAGATCGAATTATTTATCTGCTGCACGACCCCAAACCCAAACTTTTGAGGCGACTATCGGGTGCAAATAATTCTCGTCTAACTCTGGAAAAACTGCCGGCGGTGGAAGAAATTCCGATCCCGGCTGCTGTGTTAGAAACTGCTTTAGAAGAAGTTAAAGCCGAGTCGTAAAAGTTATGACTGATGGGCTTCTAACCAAGCAACTAAATCAGTAGCTTCGGAGAAATCCAACAGCGCTTCACCTAATTCCTCTAGCTGAGGGATTGATAGGCGTTGAATGCGTTCTTGCATCTGTGTATCAACCCTACCCAGCCGGCGGGCAATCAGGCGCAGAATTAGCAGCACCTCGCCTTCTTTACGCCCTTCTTGCCGGCCTTCTTGGCGACCTTCTTGGCGACCTTCTTGCCGGCCTTCTTCAAGAATAGCTTGATAGGTAACAGATTCCTTCATAATGTCCTCTCTAAATAGTTGACGAATCAAATCTTTTTCAAATCGTAAGCCGGCGAGAATATCCGCACAACTTAAAATATTTCGTCGCTCATCAATGTCTTCAATTTTAGCGATTTGTTGGGCGACTTGCTCTAGCAAGGTTGCAGGAGAGGCGGTGCGAGTTAGGGTGGCTAGGGGCAGCAGTGCAGGGTTGGCTAGAAATGGCGCGGGATCTTGTTCCCACAGACGGATGACTTGATAGCGATGTCGCGTGTTTGTGTCTTGATACTCGTCGGTAAAGACAATTTCTGAGCCGGTTTGTTTTAAAAAGAGCGCCACCTGCTCAACTTCACACCAATACTGTCGCTTTAATCTCGTATAGTAATCAAGCATCCGGAATGGAATAGGTGGATCAGAAGTCGGTATCGTTTGAAATTCAATGTGCAAGATTTGGTTAGGCGTTTGTAGAAAAGTAACAGAATCGGCGCGAATGGGTTCTAGGGTGAGTTCCGTTTTAAGAACTTGAACGGAAGTCGTGTTAACTGATAGCAGCCAGCGAGCAAATTCTGCTGGGTACTTTTCAGCGAGATATTTACAGGCGTTGTCGTAAGTCAAAAGGATGTGTTAAGTAAAGGACTACGCATTGATATTACCGGCAGCCGGTAAAGTTGGGGATGCCGGTGATACCCCTCACCGCACTAAGTAGCTCTTTGTAAATCGGAAGCTGCGGTTTATACTGAGCGATGCGCTGCCGGTAGATCAATTTAAACTATTGCCTTAGTAACTATACGGATTCTAAGGGATTATAAAACTGATAACGTCTGGTTTAACTGTTGAATCCTCCTCACCGGCACTATCACTAATAATGACACATTCAAATCTTCATATCTTCCTAAAAAGAATACTTTTGCTAAGCTTTCTCTTGGTTTGTTTTCTATTTAGCTTTCCGAATCTAGCCCAGGCTGAGCTGACTACCATTAATGTAGAAATTGATCGAGCAAAAGCCAATAGTGAAAAGTGGGATATTCTGAATGGTGCACCAGATATCGCTATCTGTGTGACAAATCAAATGGTTGGCATGGAGTGCTTCCCTGATGGCGACAAAATTGAGTCTATCACTAGCTCCCAGTGTCCAGATTCTTTTAAATGCAAGTTTAATGCTGATCTTCCAGAGGGGAACTTTAAAATAGCTGTCGTAGATGTTGATGTAAAATTTAATGATCCCATAGGCACCGGCTTGTGCCATACAGGTACGACTTGTGAAATTGGACAAGCTAAGGTGACAATTGGAGATCCGCAGCAGTGAAGGTAATAGGATGACCTATTATTAGGACAACAACCCAATTAAATGCGGTGTGCAGTTTATCTGCAGTTTTCTGGAAATATCATCCATAACTCTATCCCTACAGAGACTAGGTATCCATACATAGAGTAAACTTTAAAACAGTAACTTTGGATACCAAATCAATCTGATGGCTAGAACCCTATACTACGCTCAGAGATCGCCTTACGCTCGGAAGGTGCGGATCTTGCTGGCAGAGAAAAATTTGCCTTGTGAACTCAAGGAAACGGATA of the Microcoleus sp. FACHB-68 genome contains:
- a CDS encoding cation:proton antiporter — its product is MDSPFDITLLIVLTVVSGIAAQVLGDYLKVPSIVFLLLFGILLGADGFGVLHPNLLGDGLEVIVSLSVALILFEGGLNLELRELGRVSTSLRNLVTIGTLITLIGGGMAAHWLGEFPWPIAFLYAALVVVTGPTVIGPLLKQVQVDRQVAALLEGEGVLIDPVGAILSVLVLDIILNGDADPVRLISGLVLRLGIGGAIGAAGGWVMGFFLKKAEFLSEELKNLVVLAGLWGIFCLAQSVRDESGLMATVVAGIVLRSASLPEERLLRRFKGQLTILAVSVLFILLAADLSIASIIALGWGSLFTVLALMFIVRPINVWLCTWNSGLNWRQKLFVCWIAPRGIVSASVSSLFAILLTQRGINGGDSIKALVFLTIILTVFVQGLTARWVAQLLRVTSTKATGAVIVGSNPLSRLIARLFQERGESIVLIDTNPEACKLAEQENIPVFLSSALDTNVLEEAGLASMGTFVAMTSNGEVNLVLAQRAVEEFQPPRVLAIFPRDPQANPPANKGKINQPFMPDVPSKTWNEYISDGEVKLGETLLKEPGFAFQEAHLQALIRSGELVPLLIEREAHLQVVPASEAWQPGDRIIYLLHDPKPKLLRRLSGANNSRLTLEKLPAVEEIPIPAAVLETALEEVKAES
- a CDS encoding DUF4351 domain-containing protein, with amino-acid sequence MTYDNACKYLAEKYPAEFARWLLSVNTTSVQVLKTELTLEPIRADSVTFLQTPNQILHIEFQTIPTSDPPIPFRMLDYYTRLKRQYWCEVEQVALFLKQTGSEIVFTDEYQDTNTRHRYQVIRLWEQDPAPFLANPALLPLATLTRTASPATLLEQVAQQIAKIEDIDERRNILSCADILAGLRFEKDLIRQLFREDIMKESVTYQAILEEGRQEGRQEGRQEGRQEGRKEGEVLLILRLIARRLGRVDTQMQERIQRLSIPQLEELGEALLDFSEATDLVAWLEAHQS